In the Theobroma cacao cultivar B97-61/B2 chromosome 1, Criollo_cocoa_genome_V2, whole genome shotgun sequence genome, one interval contains:
- the LOC18613088 gene encoding BRCA1-associated RING domain protein 1, with protein MSDFAKRNSNRAMNPWVLHLQKLGLELKCPLCLDLFKQPSLLPCDHLFCDSCIVRSAEFGPECPICKAQYANRDLRPVTFMENIVGIYRSLDAAFSANLSQCVVDGVGKNDISFKCSMQRHVEDKRYKTPNKGGVEYNSAGKVDLLGPISQKPVGASQESGNGHIGMSRGDQTSLGSPPSSGDTKDSDNDSSDQSRGNYPALGLGKRNFEEKLDDSVLGVAHLWDSKRQKGLNYGPLEMGVKNIGHCRPVLPAQNLVTSNFQLGSQNGTPLAGADLPVISDDFYGNRAICGFCQSSRISEATGPMLHYANGKPVTGDAAFCSNVIHVHSSCIEWAPQVYYVGESVKNLKAELARGAKLKCSRCELKGAALGCYMKSCRRSYHFPCAKEVPKCRWDHDNFLVLCPAHSSVKFPNEKPGNAHSSVKFPNEKSGRCITTDHCEPTEIDPSKFRLFWGPPAEKQEWVFCGSALSSEEKFLLVKFAKNIGVTVSKFWKPDVTHVIASTDENGACTRTLKVLMAISNGKWVLKMDWIKACMKAIHPVNEEPYEVILDNHGCSDGPKTGRLRALDNGPKLFDGFRFYFVGDFVSGYKEDLQNLVVAAGGTVLRIMEELLEQNNGDQAVQTRMIVVYNLDAPKGSELGEEVSIIWQRVNEAQDLATKIGGLVIGHTWLLESVAAYKLQPFVS; from the exons ATGAGCGATTTTGCTAAGCGGAATAGTAATCGAGCCATGAACCCTTGGGTTCTTCATCTCCAAAAGCTGGGTCTCGAGCTTAAATGTCCTCTCTG TTTGGACTTGTTTAAACAGCCGTCATTACTCCCATGTGACCATTTGTTCTGCGA TTCATGCATAGTCAGATCAGCTGAGTTTGGTCCAGAGTGCCCTATCTGCAAAGCCCAATATGCAAATCGAG ATTTAAGGCCAGTCACCTTCATGGAGAATATAGTGGGAATCTATAGAAGTTTGGATGCTGCGTTTTCTGCCAATCTTTCTCAGTGTGTTGTAGATGGGGTTGGCAAAAATGATATATCTTTTAAGTGCAGCATGCAAAGGCATGTTGAAGATAAAAGATATAAGACTCCTAACAAAGGAGGGGTTGAATATAATAGTGCTGGGAAAGTTGATTTGCTTGGACCAATTTCCCAAAAGCCAGTTGGGGCATCTCAAGAGTCTGGGAATGGGCATATAGGCATGAGTCGAGGGGATCAAACATCCCTGGGAAGTCCTCCTTCCTCTGGTGATACAAAGGACTCGGACAATGATAGTAGTGATCAG AGTCGTGGTAATTATCCAGCCTTGGGATTGGGCAAGAGAAATTTTGAGGAGAAACTGGATGATTCTGTTTTAGGAGTTGCTCATTTATGGGATTCCAAGAGACAAAAGGGGTTGAACTATGGGCCATTAGAAATGGGTGTAAAAAATATTGGTCATTGCCGTCCAGTTCTGCCAGCCCAAAACTTAGTGACTTCCAATTTTCAATTAGGATCTCAAAATGGAACACCTCTTGCTGGTGCAGATCTGCCTGTGATATCAGATGACTTCTATGGAAATAGAGCTATTTGTGGATTTTGCCAGTCTTCTAGAATCTCAGAA GCCACTGGACCAATGCTGCATTATGCCAATGGAAAGCCAGTTACAGGAGATGCAGCATTCTGCTCAAATGTTATACATGTCCACAGCTCATGTATTGAGTG GGCACCCCAAGTGTATTATGTTGGTGAATCTGTTAAGAATCTTAAGGCAGAATTGGCAAGAGGTGCAAAGCTAAAGTGCAGCAGATGTGAACTAAAGGGGGCTGCCCTAGGATGTTATATGAAGTCTTGCCGCAGAAGTTATCATTTTCCTTGTGCAAAGGAGGTTCCAAAATGTCGATGGGACCAT GATAACTTTCTTGTGCTTTGTCCAGCCCATTCTTCTGTCAAGTTTCCAAATGAGAAGCCTGGAAATGCCCATTCTTCAGTTAAGTTTCCAAACGAAAAGTCTGGACGTTGCATAACAACTGATCATTGCGAGCCAACTGAAAT TGACCCATCGAAATTCAGATTATTTTGGGGCCCGCCAGCTGAAAAACAAGAATGGGTTTTTTGTGGATCTGCTTTGTCCTCTGAAGAGAAG TTTCTTTTGGTCAAGTTTGCAAAAAATATTGGTGTAACTGTATCCAAGTTTTGGAAGCCAGATGTCACACATGTGATTGCTTCTACAGATGAGAATGGTGCGTGCACTAGGACACTTAAAGTTCTCATGGCCATTTCAAATGGAAAGTGGGTTCTTAAAATGGATT GGATAAAGGCGTGCATGAAAGCTATACATCCTGTGAATGAAGAACCTTATGAAGTTATTCTTGACAACCATGGGTGCTCTGATGGCCCCAAAACTGGCAGACTCAGGGCATTGGATAAT GGACCGAAGCTCTTTGATGGCTTCAGATTTTATTTTGTGGGTGACTTTGTGTCTGGTTACAAGGAAGATCTTCAAAATTTGGTTGTTGCAGCAGGAGGTACTGTTTTGAGAATAATGGAGGAACTGCTGGAACAGAATAATGGTGATCAGGCAGTTCAAACGAGGATGATTGTTGTGTATAACCTGGATGCACCCAAAGGATCTGAGTTAGGAGaagaagtttcaataatttggCAGAGAGTGAATGAAGCACAGGATTTAGCTACAAAAATAGGTGGACTAGTTATTGGCCACACATGGCTTTTGGAATCAGTTGCAGCATATAAATTGCAGCCTTTTGTCAGCTAA
- the LOC18613087 gene encoding protein NRT1/ PTR FAMILY 5.2 produces the protein MAKAEEKGSVDGRDDYTEDGSVDLKGRPVLRSETGRWKACSFIVGYEVFERMAYYGIASNLVLYLTKKLHEGTVKSANNVNNWVGTVWMTPILGAYIADAHLGRYWTFVIASTIYLAGMSLLTLAVSVPALRPPSCGQGIKEENCHKRASDFQEGIFYCALYIIAIGTGGTKPNISTMGADQFDDFEPKERVQKLSFFNWWMFSIFFGTLFSSTFLIYIQDNVGWSLGYGLPTIGLLVSVLVFLVGTPFYRHKLPLGSPFTRIFQVLVAAVRKWNVPVPSDPKELHELSLEDYSKSTKSRIDYNPSLRFLDKAAVKSGQNSPWMLCTVTQVEETKQMGKMIPVLMVTFIPSTLLAQVGTLFVKQGTTLDRRMGPHFEIPPACLTAFVTIFMLITIAIYDRYFVPTVRRYTKNPRGITLIQRMGIGLMLQIIIMTTACFAERKRLSVVREHQKFGKNDTVPLSIFILLPQFALMGIADAFVEVAKLEFFYDQAPDGMKSLGTSYFTSSIGIGHFLGSFILTTVSNMTRMHGHGGWILDNLNVSHLDYYYAFLAALGFFNFLVFLIVAKHFVYNADVIHSERELQEAMVTSLDKASPKCQASKTGRS, from the exons ATGGCAAAGGCAGAAGAAAAAGGCTCGGTAGATGGAAGAGATGACTATACTGAAGATGGAAGTGTGGATCTCAAGGGCAGGCCTGTTTTGAGATCAGAGACTGGAAGATGGAAAGCTTGTTCTTTCATTGTTG GCTATGAAGTGTTCGAGAGGATGGCATATTACGGGATAGCGTCAAACCTAGTGCTGTATTTGACCAAGAAACTCCATGAAGGAACAGTAAAATCTGCGAACAACGTCAACAACTGGGTTGGAACAGTCTGGATGACACCAATTTTAGGCGCTTACATTGCAGATGCTCATCTGGGTCGCTACTGGACTTTTGTCATCGCATCAACCATTTATCTCGCG GGAATGTCCCTCTTAACCTTAGCAGTTTCTGTGCCTGCCTTGAGGCCTCCATCATGTGGTCAAGGgatcaaagaagaaaactgCCATAAAAGAGCCTCAGATTTCCAAGAAGGCATATTCTATTGTGCACTGTACATTATCGCAATAGGTACTGGTGGAACCAAGCCTAACATTTCCACTATGGGGGCTGACCAGTTTGATGATTTTGAGCCTAAGGAAAGGGTTCAAAAGCTATCCTTCTTTAACTGGTGGATGTTTAGCATTTTCTTTGGCACCCTCTTCTCAAGCACTTTCTTGATCTACATACAAGACAATGTGGGCTGGAGTCTTGGTTATGGCCTTCCAACAATTGGTCTCTTGGTCTCTGTCTTGGTGTTCTTGGTGGGGACTCCATTCTACAGGCACAAATTGCCTTTGGGTAGTCCTTTTACCAGGATTTTCCAAGTGCTGGTGGCTGCTGTCAGGAAGTGGAATGTGCCTGTTCCAAGCGACCCGAAAGAGCTACATGAGCTTAGCTTGGAAGATTACTCAAAATCTACGAAATCCAGAATTGATTACAACCCTTCATTAAG ATTCCTTGACAAAGCTGCAGTAAAGAGCGGGCAAAACTCGCCATGGATGCTGTGTACAGTGACCCAAGTAGAAGAAACCAAGCAGATGGGGAAAATGATCCCGGTTTTGATGGTAACATTCATACCAAGCACCCTGTTAGCTCAGGTGGGAACATTGTTTGTCAAACAAGGAACCACTCTTGATCGTAGGATGGGTCCCCATTTTGAAATCCCTCCGGCTTGTCTCACAGCATTCGTTACCATCTTCATGTTGATCACCATAGCCATATACGACCGTTACTTCGTTCCGACAGTGAGGCGTTACACCAAAAATCCCCGAGGGATCACATTGATTCAAAGAATGGGAATTGGTCTTATGTTGCAGATCATCATCATGACCACTGCTTGTTTTGCTGAAAGAAAGAGACTTAGCGTTGTACGAGAGCACCAAAAATTTGGTAAAAACGATACAGTTCCCCTCAGTATTTTCATACTCCTACCGCAGTTTGCTTTGATGGGGATTGCTGATGCATTCGTGGAAGTTGCAAAGCTAGAGTTTTTCTATGACCAAGCACCAGATGGAATGAAAAGCCTTGGGACCTCGTATTTCACTAGCAGCATAGGAATTGGGCATTTCCTCGGTAGTTTTATTCTTACCACAGTTTCTAATATGACCAGGATGCACGGCCATGGTGGCTGGATCTTGGACAACCTTAACGTCTCTCACCTAGACTATTATTATGCTTTCTTGGCTGCCCTGGGTTTCTTCAATTTCCTCGTCTTCTTAATTGTGGCcaaacattttgtttataatgcAGACGTGATACATTCTGAAAGGGAATTGCAGGAAGCCATGGTAACTTCGCTCGACAAAGCTTCACCTAAATGTCAAGCCTCGAAGACTGGTCGGAGTTGA